Below is a window of Neodiprion virginianus isolate iyNeoVirg1 chromosome 4, iyNeoVirg1.1, whole genome shotgun sequence DNA.
CCATCTTGTTATCTCGTAACGAAAAATGACCCAATACATTGTTTTGAGATGAGTATTCAGTGTCTTAATAACATATCAAAATCAAGTTGATTAGTTGAACTAATGAAACGgagtacgtttttttttttcaattcaacaaaTTGATCTTGTATGTCTGACCTTCAATCTCTAGAGCCTTTCcagtaagtgaaaaattaagaacGGACTGCAAGCTTACTGCGATATTGTGTTAGATTACAGTTTCCGAGAGATGGAAGTCATCTTTGCCTCAAGAAGAATAAGATCGGTGTTACTGCGCAGCAGTATTGCTTGACGAGTAGCTTGCATGGACTAAGATATGTCGGAGATGCCACTTTGTCGATGCTCGAAAGGTGAGATTTACTCTTGATTGAAACAAAAGGCATCTGCTCCACCATCTCAAGCTCCAAGCCACATCTTATacttatttttgaataatttgaaatgaaatttccgGTCAAACTTATACGGCACTATTCAGTCAACTAAGTTCTGAACAATAATTCgccgaaaataattttttaaacgaaccATATTTTGACAACGCGTTTCTAAATACAGATAGTTGATTATGCGCGATGACCCATATTGATAcaactggaaaattttttgtcacggTGACAAATTAAATGGTCATCGATCGCACCGGGCAATATTCCTCTGAAAAACTGCGCGCAGGACACATGTGTATTAGACGCCTGTTAAGTACGTAGCTCTTGGAACGATGATTCGACATCACAACACAGAATAGCAAGGTCCAACTTCATAACGTATAATTTCTTGAGACATCGTATAGCGcttggtattttttgaaatttaaccACGGAGATTGGCGATAAGTTTTTcgtgtcttttttttaccgtgaatttattatttggtTCTTGGCGGCCTTGTTTATAGTCTGAACGTTTTCAATTGGAAATAATTCTACGcaatagataaaaaattttgctacaCAAGATATTTAGAAAACAGTTTTCTGATACAGTCGATGTTAAGTGTGAAGTGTTTTTGGAATAAATCTGAAAGGTTTCGGTGCTATATGAGACGTGTAAGACtgtaattttcacaaaattgcACACAATGtggggtaaaaatatttacacagaAAAACTGTCTCCAGGTTTTTCtggattttttcattcatcgtAGCCGTTTTGACAGCAGCATATTACATCTGGAATCTTTATCAAAAGTGGACGGACTCTCCCTTAATAATTTCTCTCAGCCCAGACCCCGTATCGTTGGTCGAGATACCGTTTCCATCTATAACTGTGTGTAATATGAACAATGCGAAGAAATCCGAAGCTGATCGTATAAATCAAGGGTCAGTAAGAAAGAATTGCCGCTATGAATCGATTATTAGGATATGTCGAGCTTGCCTATCACAGAATTGCTTTATATTTCAGAACAGataatttacaaaaagttCTACttaacgatatttgtaaaCTTGAGAATGGAACATCCACTAACGATCTCGATTCGGAATCAGGCAAGTGGAGCAACGTACAACGTTTCATGATAAACGTGAGTGGAACTGATGAACTAGTATTTCTCTATTGAAATCGATCCAGGCTTACCGATAATTTGTAACACCAAATGTCTCCGTCCCTACAGGTCAGCCAACCATGCACAGATATGCTATTCTTATGTCGATGGCATCAAAATACTacagaatgtgaaaaaatcttCAATCCGACATTGACTGACGAAGGCATTTGCTGTAACTTCAATGCCGTGCATCGAAAATACTTATTTTATAATCCGTAAGTACAGTACGCGTTAACTTCGTCCTTGCCAAAACTGTTTGATTGTCAAGCTCAAATCATTCTTTGGAAGATAAACCTAAAAATGTCCTCAAAGAGTCCCCATAATTCGGAAAGATATCCTTCAGTTTCGCCTAAGAGTCACCCACAAGATGCTTGAAGTATACTAAAAAAAGGCTAACATCACATGTTACGTTATGACGACATTTTCAAGACAATCTTTGCTGGGTGCTGTTAAGACCTGCTtcgcattttttaaaattatcgTAATTTGTTAGGTAAATTAGTAATCAATGAGCTTCGGGCGAGGGATACGGCAATGCATAGAATTTTCAGGGTTTCCCTGGTCATGTTTAAGCTACAAGAACTTGTTGAATatcgtttaaaattatttctgagATTCACTAACGCAATCTCACATAAGTACATATCTTATTGATATAAATGAGTCACATTTCCGAAATAtaattgttactttttttcgaattaattacaatttcgAAACGGGGTTGACGGATCATTTATATCGTGCGTGAGTGATGATAATACTGAAGAATATCACTTTTTCCAAAAGTTTCCCAAGCAAGATTCACTTTGGTGTGTGTATCTGTTTCATACGTATGATTGAACAGAATTTGACGAACATGCAACAATACAATTCAGTGTACGCTTGAGTGTACTTGGCGCAAGGTTTTGAATCTCAGATGCTTTTGAGTAAGATGATAACTCCTGCACGATTTATTGAACTTCTTCAGACGTGACATGTCTGATTTGAACGTGACATTTCCATTCACGAGTGTCGACTGGACTCCGGAGCAAGGGTACGCGTCAAAAACGCCTGCCGATTCCATACCTTGGAGACCGTATGGTGCAGGGAGACATCTCGGACTTACCTTGGTTCTCGATGCTGAAATCTCGGAGTACTACTGTTCATCCACTGCCAGCATTGGTTTTAAGGTACGTGAACGTATCTCACTGCAACATTTAATCCAGCACGAAACATCTCAGCGAATCAAGAGTTGAAggcgaaaattgaaaaaattccttcgtATTTCCTAAGCGATTGATTCTACGATGCTTTACAGCATGCAATTTTCCAAAGGATTTATTCGGTGAATCCCAGTAAAATTACTTGTAGCTTAGACGTATGTACTTACCTAACAGTGCGACCACTAAAAGTCGTTTCGTATTTGACCTTGCGACAATGCTCTAATATGCATATAAAATGGAAATCGGCACCCGTCGTGACCAGGTTGAAATCGGTTGAAGCACCCCGAACAGATATGCAACTATACAATTTTATTAGGACCGTGAATTTATTATTCCGTACAGATGCTCCTGCATAATCCAGTGGAAACCCCGAAAATAGCGGATTTTGCGTTTACCGTAGAACCTGGTAAAGAAACAAGAATCGTGATTCGACCCACCGTCACATCTGCAAGCAGATCGATAATTAGGGTGCCAAGAAAAAAACGGAGGTGTTTTTTTACCTCTGAAAGATCTTTGAAGTACTACAGAACTTACACGCAAAGGAATTGCATCTTGGAGTGCGAGGCTAACTTCACCCAACAAATTTGTAGCTGTGTTCAACATTACATGCCAAGTGAGGAAATAGTACAACCAAAATACCGTAACGCCTATTAACGTGCACAAAGGATTCGATCTCATTTTACGTCAACACTTGAGGTCTAACAAagaatttctttgtttttatcaaataattcgTAACGAACTTACGGATGTGCAGTCCAAAACTGAAGATTGTATCACATAATTCGACCGAAACGTCTGAACAAGCCAGTCTTATTTCAGAATGGACTGTACACCACTGAATTCTCCCTGCACTCTAAATCCAACAAACAAGATAAACAACCAGATACTTATCAAATAATGACATGGTCAGGCTGGAAATACCGAATACGTATTTAACCGATGGTgaattgttgattttttttatcactgtaACGGTAGTTAATCGCAAAATATTACGAATTTCGAGTGTGGATTATGtaaaacgtaatttttcattttatcaaagGTGATGCGAGCAGGGTAACTGTTATTTTGAATGTAAGTTTTGGTAAACTTGGAAAATGGTTCGACGGTATGTCGATGATTCAAGTTTAGACAACTTTACATTACAACCCATGTGCGTGCTTGGATTGTAGAGGCCACGTGTAATAACGTTCACATCTCTAACAGAATCTCGATGCATATTATGCCTAAAGTACTTACCTATTTTTGACTTAGAATCAGCAAATACCACTATATGTGGAAAAAAGGATGAGAAATGTGCGGATCAGGCTCGACTCATAATGGAATTGAAACTATACGACGACGAAAATACTACAAGTTTGTTCAACGCAAGCCAAACGTGAGttcatattttaatattcacTAGTGATTAACAATAAGTGCAATTGGCGTAGGGAAGGTCATTCGATGATCACCAAAACATTCAGAACTTCGTGTATTCCATTTAAATAAGACTAACAAGTCGAAAGAAGCTTTAGAGTAGTACCTACGGGGTTTCAGTTGGAACCCAACTGTGAGGTCTATTTTGACGATTccagaaaaaatgtttgaaagcGTGGGCCGGACTGGGACTTGATCACGGAGCGTTTCGCTTCTCGGGTTACtgtatcttcaatttttgttaaattcgTCCATTTGGCCATAGCAAAGTCGATATAAATGTGGGTTACGCCCTTCTGGCGGAAAAATCGCCTTATGAAATTTACGTGTTGAAGTATAGGACGTATCCGAATGGTAGTAATGACAttggaagtgaaaaaatcgtaaattataCCCCTCTGGTCCTTGTGAAAGGAcgtgtgaaaattgaatgaagtTCACGTACATGGTGAAGCATTTCTCGTTGTGCACAGCTGCCAACTCGTTGGTGCGAGTGAGAACGACTCATTTTTTCTATAGCTCGCTCAAGGAGCTCTCTTTTGTCGAAGGTTCCGGTAAAAAAGAGTGCATGATCTAAACACAAAAAATAAGAGACAGAAATATCTGATTTGCTCACGTAGGCTTCAGAGGAAAGCAGGAATTCTTGTTCATACTTGCGGGTACTTATAGGCAGTAGATGATGATGCATCGTGTAATTTATATTCAGAATAAATCGATTACATTGTGACCAGGAActgagaaataattaatttgtgAAATAGGAGTAGCTGTAATTGTTGGCCGGGAtgctttgaaataaattacaacGCAGAACTTTCCCAGAGCAAATTGGTTCGGAGTTTTGACATTGATTCGGACTACATAAAGAAGGACAGAGAATACTTCGTGTGAGTACGATATTTCAACACTTTAATTATACCTTTCAATGTCCGTATCAtttttggaaatgaaaaacttgatTACTGAAATCCGGTTGTCTGCCCAATTACAGTGAGTTTCAAGTCTCACTTGAATTAATTAAGCGTACAGAATTGTAGACTACTGTACAATTTTACTCTGTATAATCAAACAAAGGAATCTCAACCCTTAGAGATGAATGCATGGCGTCAATAGATGGATTTTTAGGTTGCTTCGGCAAGCACTATTATCGTAAAAGACAGTCAATCCCCAAACTTCAACACGACACAACGTGTTTATGAAATACACATTTTGCCACATGTTTGTCTGTGTTTGCTGCACATGCTTTATTTTATCGGACAGCTATATTATTCTAAAGTAACTGAAGTTACAACATGATAACGAGTTGACGAGCATCGTACTGCTTCTCCAAAAGTTCCATCGCTGACAAAAGCTTCAGATTTTAACAAGGTACATCGGTGAAGTTACACGTCACAGCAGAGTCTGGAATATTAGACTTACGAACATCAAATATCATAGTCAGTGTTACGCTGATGGTTTTCCCTCTCTATGATGTAAAATTCCCG
It encodes the following:
- the LOC124303847 gene encoding pickpocket protein 28, with the protein product MLERFFWIFSFIVAVLTAAYYIWNLYQKWTDSPLIISLSPDPVSLVEIPFPSITVCNMNNAKKSEADRINQGTDNLQKVLLNDICKLENGTSTNDLDSESGKWSNVQRFMINVSQPCTDMLFLCRWHQNTTECEKIFNPTLTDEGICCNFNAVHRKYLFYNPRDMSDLNVTFPFTSVDWTPEQGYASKTPADSIPWRPYGAGRHLGLTLVLDAEISEYYCSSTASIGFKMLLHNPVETPKIADFAFTVEPGKETRIVIRPTVTSASRSIIRVPRKKRRCFFTSERSLKYYRTYTQRNCILECEANFTQQICSCVQHYMPKSANTTICGKKDEKCADQARLIMELKLYDDENTTSLFNASQTSSCNCWPGCFEINYNAELSQSKLVRSFDIDSDYIKKDREYFVENIAVVHLYFVDSQFTAHVKNELFGFTELLSNTGGLLGLFMGFSFLSLVEIIYFITLRLWCRIYRRKSLSLQTPLQVMPQPHQYATVYPFAQ